The following coding sequences lie in one Montipora foliosa isolate CH-2021 chromosome 11, ASM3666993v2, whole genome shotgun sequence genomic window:
- the LOC137974716 gene encoding ethanolamine-phosphate cytidylyltransferase-like, which produces MDNHEVDHSEQKRRKQIRVWTDGCFDMVHFGHANALRQAKLMGDALIVGIHSDEEITLHKGPPVFNEQERYKMCKAIKWVDEVVVGAPYVTTVETLDKYKCDFCVHGDDITLTADGHDTYAAVKAAGRYKECKRTAGVSTTNLVGRMLLMTKEHFDRAPSPIGNLDPGQVSGASSDPSAKSPWTCVSHFLPTSQRIVQFSDGKEPNPGDKIVYAPGAFDLFHVGLLDFLAAAKKQGDYLIVGLHTDQVVNRYKGSNYPIMSLHQRVLSVLACRYVDQVIIGAPYAVTKELLDQFKVDLVVHGETNVMVDEDGKDPYKVAKEKGIFKVVSSGSLLTTRDIVERIIKNRMLFEERNRKKEKKEADCFAAIQKQKTQKQERKALEEKENV; this is translated from the exons ATGGATAACCACGAAGTAGATCATAGCGAACAAAAACGCCGAAAACAGATCCGTGTATGGACCGACGGTTGTTTCGATATGGTTCACTTTGGGCACGCCAACGCTTTGAGACAAGCGAAATTGATGGGCGATGCCTTAATTGTAGGCATTCATTCAGACGAGGAAATCACGCTGCACAAGGGTCCACCGGTTTTTAACGAGCAAGAAAGATACAAGATGTGCAAAGCGATCAAGTGGGTTGATGAAGTTGTTGTGGGCGCCCCTTACGTGACAACAGTCGAAACTCTTGATAAGTACAAGTGTGATTTTTGTGTACACGGAGATGACATCACTTTGACGGCAGATGGCCACGATACGTATGCCGCTGTTAAGGCTGCTGGTCGGTACAAGGAATGTAAACGTACGGCTGGGGTGTCCACGACAAATTTAGTGGGAAGGATGCTGCTGATGACAAAGGAACATTTTGACAGGGCTCCCTCGCCCATAGGCAATTTGGACCCAGGTCAGGTGAGCGGAGCCAGTTCTGATCCATCAGCCAAGAGCCCCTGGACCTGTGTCTCTCATTTTCTACCAACCTCCCAAAGGATCGTTCAATTTTCAGATGGAAAGGAGCCCAACCCTGGCGACAAAATTGTTTACGCCCCTGGTGCTTTTGATCTCTTCCATGTTGGATTGTTAGATTTCCTGGCGGCTGCAAAGAAGCAAGGGGACTATTTAATAGTGGGTCTCCATACAGATCAAGTTGTTAACCGATACAAGGGAAGTAACTACCCAATCATGAGCCTGCATCAGAGAGTACTTAGTGTGCTTGCTTGTCGCTATGTCGATCAAGTCATCATTGGTGCACCTTACGCAGTGACCAAAGAACTCTTGGATCAATTTAAG GTTGACCTTGTGGTTCATGGTGAGACCAATGTCATGGTAGATGAAGATGGTAAAGATCCCTATAAAGTTGCAAAGGAAAAAGGAATTTTCAAAGTGGTTTCAAGTGGCAGCCTTCTGACGACTCGTGATATTGTTGAAAGAATTATTAAAAACAG AATGTTGTTTGAAGAACGGAACagaaaaaaggagaagaaagaaGCAGATTGCTTTGCTGCTATACAAAAACAGAAGACTCAAAAGCAGGAGAGAAAGGCACTtgaggaaaaagaaaatgtgtaa